In the Setaria italica strain Yugu1 chromosome VI, Setaria_italica_v2.0, whole genome shotgun sequence genome, one interval contains:
- the LOC101778847 gene encoding putative F-box/LRR-repeat protein 23, with protein MPSRGLGGRARRRRACRRRRDAAVARDWAGGLGTDALLAIFRRLDHVDVLLAADNVCRSWRRAAREEPTLWRRITMRGHEGIARRLNRGGMACEAVRRAAGQCEAFCGEYAGDDGFLMAPCLKSLRLISCNYVSNEGFTEPVKKLPLLEDLEVSLCDNVGGYYACGSDRRSDVFEVVGEVCPKLKHFRRSNKLFDVRVWWNKDDDVQGIATMHGLRSLQLFGHALTNEGLETILDGCPHLECLDIRHCFNIDMDEALHLKCAGIKTLRLPDDPTDDYDLEVHSPIRMVVEEEIVWDSGYYSDDSGDDDWDFYGEPSRYESDLDKYEKMLPLNMRTFLK; from the exons ATGCCTTCTCGCGGCCTTGGCGGGcgtgctcggcgccgccgcgcgtgcCGGCGGCGCAGGGACGCCGCCGTGGCGAGGGACTGGGCCGGCGGCCTGGGGACGGACgccctcctcgccatcttccgcCGGCTGGACCACGTCGACGTCCTGCTGGCCGCCGACAACGTGTGCCGCTCctggcgccgcgccgctcgggAGGAGCCCACGCTGTGGCGCCGGATCACCATGCGCGGGCACGAGGGGATCGCGCGCAGGCTCAACCGCGGCGGCATGGCCTGCGAAGCCgtccggcgcgccgccgggcaGTGCGAGGCCTTCTGCGGGGAgtacgccggcgacgacggcttCCTCAT GGCCCCATGTCTGAAGAGCCTTCGCCTCATTTCTTGCAATTATGTCTCCAATGAAGGATTTACGGAGCCAGTAAAAAAGCTCCCTCTGCTTGAGGATCTCGAGGTCTCGCTATGTGATAACGTGGGCGGTTATTACGCGTGTGGTTCTGATCGCCGTTCTGATGTGTTCGAGGTTGTTGGGGAAGTATGCCCGAAACTGAAACACTTCAGACGGAGCAACAAACTTTTCGATGTTAGAGTATGGTGGAACAAGGACGATGATGTCCAAGGGATTGCAACTATGCATGGGTTACGCTCCTTGCAGCTTTTCGGCCATGCTCTGACCAACGAGGGTCTAGAAACCATCTTGGACGGCTGTCCCCATCTGGAGTGCCTTGACATACGCCATTGCTTCAACATTGATATGGACGAGGCTCTGCATCTTAAGTGTGCAGGGATCAAGACGCTAAGGCTTCCCGATGACCCAACTGATGACTATGACCTCGAGGTTCATAGCCCTATAAGGATGGTTGTGGAGGAGGAAATCGTTTGGGATTCTGGTTACTATTCCGATGATTCCGGGGACGACGACTGGGATTTCTATGGCGAGCCTTCCCGCTATGAGAGTGACCTTGACAAGTATGAAAAGATGCTTCCATTGAACATGCGCACGTTCCTGAAATAG
- the LOC101779256 gene encoding putative F-box/LRR-repeat protein 23 translates to MPSSSPRRCRAKPASAGAAARDWAALPRDILSAVFLRLGPCLEIMRGAELACAAWRRAAVGDPGLWRRVDIDVGALASAGLRKGWGAMLRAAVDRGAGRCEAFSGPCDQELLLYLIERANSLKNLHLLCLDVPNEVLKVAVKKYPHLEDLELKYVSSPSDNMLISCDLTTEGLASILDNCPLLESLHITGSFKYYEMDDELQAKCTRVKNLTIPKYSIHG, encoded by the exons atgccctcctcctccccgcggcGCTGCCGCGCGAAACCGGCctccgctggcgccgccgcgagGGACTGGGCGGCGCTGCCCCGCGACATCCTGTCCGCCGTTTTCCTCAGGCTGGGGCCCTGCCTCGAGATCATGCGGGGCGCGGAGCTCGCgtgcgcggcgtggcggcgcgccGCGGTCGGGGATCCCGGCCTGTGGCGCCGCGTCGACATCGACGTGGGCGCGCTGGCGTCCGCGGGCCTTCGCAAGGGGTGGGGCGCGATGCTGCGCGCTGCCGTCGACCGCGGCGCCGGCCGATGCGAGGCCTTCTCCGGACCATGCGATCAGGAGTTGCTGCTCTATCTGATTGAAAG AGCAAACTCTTTGAAGAACCTGCATCTGTTATGTCTAGATGTACCCAACGAAGTATTGAAGGTGGCAGTAAAGAAGTACCCACACCTCGAGGATCTTGAACTTAAATATGTTAGTAGCCCCAGTGACAACATGTTGATATCT TGTGACCTCACTACTGAAGGACTGGCATCCATCCTTGACAACTGCCCTCTACTGGAGTCTCTCCACATTACTGGCTCTTTTAAATACTATGAGATGGATGACGAGCTACAGGCGAAATGCACCAGAGTGAAGAACCTGACTATTCCAAAATACTCAATTCATGGCTAA